From Actinosynnema mirum DSM 43827, a single genomic window includes:
- a CDS encoding flavin-containing monooxygenase — protein MTTTPSRVDEPDLGFDPEALREKYRHERDRRVRPDGAAQYRRAAGEFGYYAADPHADPDFTRAPLTDRVEVLIVGGGFGGLLTGARLRQAGFQDIRVVEEAGDFGGTWYWNRYPGIHCDIESYVYLPLLEEVGYVPKWRYAPGEEIREHAVAIAQHFDLYRDACFQTRVTSLTWDDANQEWQVTTNRGDAMRARHVVVSSGTLSQAKLPGIPGIDTYRGHTFHTSRWDYGYTGGDATGGMDRLADKKVAVIGTGATGIQVVPMLARDAQHLHVFQRTPSSVDVRGNRPTDPEWAATLQPGWQRERRENFLTTVSGGHVEVDLINDGWTGTAQLQRQIIPGATPSDLSPDELARVEELADFAKMNELRARVDEIVDDPAVAELLKPWYRYMCKRPTFSDLYLEAFNRPNVTLVDTADHGGVERFTETGVVVGGVEYEVDCVIFATGFEVGVSGVVSGTMPVHGRGGTTLLESWARGPRTLHGFYSNGFPNLFHLGPLQNASSVNFTHILDEQATHIAAVLEQARERGAVRVEPSAEAEEAWQQVLRESTVDRFDFQAECTPGYYNNEGKPRPGGLSYGEGPVVFHELLRRWRADGGMADVLVDPR, from the coding sequence ATGACCACCACCCCCAGCCGCGTCGACGAGCCCGACCTCGGCTTCGACCCCGAGGCCCTCCGCGAGAAGTACCGCCACGAGCGCGACCGCCGCGTCCGCCCCGATGGCGCCGCCCAGTACCGCCGTGCCGCAGGCGAGTTCGGCTACTACGCCGCCGACCCCCACGCCGACCCCGACTTCACCCGCGCGCCCCTCACCGACCGCGTCGAGGTCCTGATCGTCGGCGGCGGCTTCGGTGGCCTGCTCACCGGCGCCCGCCTGCGCCAGGCCGGGTTCCAGGACATCCGCGTCGTCGAGGAGGCAGGCGACTTCGGCGGCACCTGGTACTGGAACCGCTACCCCGGCATCCACTGCGACATCGAGTCCTACGTCTACCTCCCCCTCCTCGAAGAGGTCGGCTACGTCCCGAAGTGGCGCTACGCCCCCGGCGAGGAGATCCGCGAGCACGCCGTCGCTATCGCCCAGCACTTCGACCTCTACCGCGACGCCTGCTTCCAGACCCGCGTCACCAGCCTCACCTGGGACGACGCCAACCAGGAGTGGCAGGTCACCACCAACCGCGGCGACGCCATGCGCGCCCGCCACGTCGTCGTCTCCAGCGGCACGCTCTCCCAGGCCAAGCTCCCCGGCATCCCCGGCATCGACACCTACCGCGGCCACACCTTCCACACCAGCCGCTGGGACTACGGCTACACCGGCGGCGACGCCACCGGTGGCATGGATCGCCTGGCGGACAAGAAGGTTGCCGTCATCGGCACCGGCGCCACCGGCATCCAGGTCGTCCCGATGCTCGCGCGCGACGCCCAGCACCTCCACGTCTTCCAGCGCACCCCGTCCTCCGTCGACGTGCGCGGCAACCGCCCCACCGACCCCGAGTGGGCCGCGACGCTCCAGCCCGGTTGGCAGCGCGAGCGCCGGGAGAACTTCCTCACCACCGTCTCCGGCGGCCACGTCGAGGTCGACCTGATCAACGACGGCTGGACCGGCACCGCCCAGCTCCAGCGGCAGATCATCCCCGGCGCCACGCCCTCCGACCTGTCCCCGGACGAGCTGGCCCGCGTCGAGGAGCTCGCCGACTTCGCCAAGATGAACGAGCTGCGCGCCCGCGTGGACGAGATCGTCGACGACCCGGCGGTCGCCGAGCTGCTCAAGCCCTGGTACCGCTACATGTGCAAGCGCCCCACCTTCAGCGACCTCTACCTGGAGGCGTTCAACCGCCCCAACGTCACCCTGGTCGACACCGCCGACCACGGCGGCGTGGAGCGGTTCACCGAGACCGGCGTCGTGGTCGGCGGCGTCGAGTACGAGGTCGACTGCGTCATCTTCGCCACCGGCTTCGAGGTCGGCGTCTCCGGCGTCGTCTCCGGCACGATGCCGGTGCACGGTCGTGGCGGCACGACCCTGCTGGAGTCCTGGGCGCGCGGCCCCCGCACGCTGCACGGCTTCTACAGCAACGGCTTCCCGAACCTGTTCCACCTCGGCCCGCTGCAGAACGCCTCGTCCGTCAACTTCACCCACATCCTCGACGAGCAGGCCACCCACATCGCCGCCGTGCTGGAGCAGGCCCGCGAGCGCGGCGCCGTCCGCGTCGAGCCCAGCGCCGAGGCCGAGGAGGCCTGGCAGCAGGTGCTGCGCGAGTCCACTGTGGACCGCTTCGACTTCCAGGCCGAGTGCACCCCCGGCTACTACAACAACGAGGGCAAGCCCCGCCCCGGCGGCCTGTCCTACGGCGAGGGCCCGGTGGTGTTCCACGAGCTGCTGCGCCGCTGGCGCGCCGACGGCGGCATGGCCGACGTGCTGGTCGACCCCCGGTGA
- a CDS encoding helix-turn-helix domain-containing protein, translating into MMNEDNDFKKIFQRMLENRNFSPGIFSKLTGLSQSTINQLLNGTLKPNYNTMQAVASALQIETADLMAIAGLPPVKDTPAEHKNSHSRELGALIAVGTFLNAEQLKSITKEAARYKQENLSKKT; encoded by the coding sequence ATGATGAACGAAGACAATGACTTTAAGAAAATTTTCCAAAGAATGTTGGAAAATCGAAACTTTTCTCCTGGCATTTTTTCCAAACTAACCGGACTTTCCCAGTCCACGATCAACCAACTTCTGAACGGAACCCTGAAGCCAAATTACAACACCATGCAGGCGGTTGCCTCTGCCCTGCAAATTGAGACAGCCGATTTGATGGCCATTGCAGGACTGCCTCCAGTGAAGGACACCCCCGCAGAGCACAAGAATAGCCACTCTCGCGAACTGGGCGCCCTTATTGCAGTGGGAACTTTCCTCAACGCCGAGCAACTGAAATCAATCACAAAAGAAGCTGCTCGATATAAGCAGGAAAACCTTTCCAAGAAAACCTAA
- a CDS encoding RHS repeat-associated core domain-containing protein, whose amino-acid sequence MSAGSPSWRQRTAALGVVVVLTVAFGQAVATADPGAELPPSPQETPVAVQDAPETPLPDNPNTAIALTSPAEAHWPEPASADLDLSADGGTPAQAAARVAGTPVPVEGTPVAVTVTGDTAQRRAAAQSEEGAKVRVEVEDRADSKALVGNGVVFSVADRGNAAGKPLDVTFDYRSFADAFGGGFGSRLKLSALPACALSTPDKAECRVETPVENAANNTEARSLSGTVSLDAEQPAVFAVSAAAGSSTGTFAATSLAAAGSWNAGGSSGDFTYGYPLRVPPAVAGSVPSVSLGYSAQSVDGRTSASNNQASWLGDGWDASPGGFVERSYKSCSQDLGGNNGQTKTGDQCWATENATISLVGVSGKLVKDKTTGKWRPESDDGARIELLTGAANGDEGDAGKDVGEHWKVTTPDGTQYFLGLNRLPGWSEGKPETNSAWTVPVYGNNTGEPCNKGTFDSSWCQQAYRWNLDYVVDPNGNVTTYYYNKEVNHYGRNADPAKTTPYVREGYLNRIEYGLRADNPYATPVAKVDFETAERCLPSDTVDCAPDKIKTSPGSWPDVPADQLCAAGEQCTQRNSPSFFSRKRLTKVITRISQSGGWQDVDSWKLEHAYLPTGDGNGPSLNLSSIVHSGHVGGTITLPATTFAYKALANRVDGVDHGMPWTRYRINRITGETGAVTEVTYSDPDCVPGSRMPEAPDKNTLRCYPVWWSPDGAPEPIQDWFHKYVVTSVSHTASTGGSAIMPTYYEYKGAPAWHFDENDFAQDKHRTWSQWRGYETVRITKGATVSAQSASETVYFRGMHGDKLSSGTRSVDVENSEGEPHRDDDRLRGAVREMRQYNGAELVSASVNDPYLPETPTAEDAAGRKAFVSGVAAVRGRSKLADGSWRRTKVVKTFNAEGIPTTAEDHGDLAVTGDESCTRTEHARNETAWMLTYAKQVETVKGTCDVQASPGTILSSARSSYDGQEHGAAPTKGLITKAEVLDGWDSAGQKWITASTSTYDGYGRPLEITDSGGHKSRTEYIPATGAPAQIKSTNPLGHTATEHVEAAWGASVASVDANNRRSDLSYDALGRLVAAWTPGHDKNAVTADAVFEYHYNTTQPSVVVTKQRQDDGGYLTSYTLYDGLMRQRQTQIPTPYEKGGRQITDIFYDSRGLAHKTNGLYYNTEPPSDKLALTFDNKVPNQTVTEHDGMGRVTAAIFRVDDVEKWRTTTAYSGDQVHTTPPAGSPATTIINDAQGRTTEKRQYENGIGSTYDATKYTYNAAGLLETVTDPAGNTWRYGYDLRGRKVSTDDPDTGRSTIAVNVLGQITSTTDAEGRTVANTYDQLGRPTARYQDSPQGTKLAEWEYDSVQGGIGMPALSRRLVNGAEYTTRTTGYDDAGRPTGTEISIPEVEGVLGTTYQATQDYTYTGKPASTGLLDVISGDELIVEGETLTHYYDNANGSLEQTVGQQTYVTNTDYSAHGEVIGTVRGENYEGAKQVAVTNSYEVGTRRLVTSEVHALSTRTTQLANRNYAYDASGNITRIADAPSGTVPDIQCFAYDHLRRMTDAWTPSTGDCNAVKSTAALGGAAPYWHSWTFDKTGNRLTETQHAAAGDTVRTTAYPAAGQPQPHTATSVTTTSPTGDSIDTFAYDRSGNTTSRLVGGDRQVLEYDVEGKVSKVRNPDGKESTYLYDANGSRLISREPSATTLYVFGQEIRLEKGTSKPSWTRQYSHGGEVVAVRNSVSGLKWVIADHQGTNQMSVHPDTLEPQRRRQTPYGEARGGLPSAWPDRLGFVGGRNDESGLTQVGARLYDGASGRFLTADPVIDNNDPQQMNGYAYSNNSPVTFSDPTGLRHCGIDGVLCGPRIEAIHGSPEEYEAARQAEKARQKGWQQQPNAATSGNVEQQAAQDRRAAGISDVEYQNALANAHKTKWDVIKEVAWEVIKDISGWNDIVDCFSRGDILACGGLVFDLVPWGKVGRVLEAGYKAYKAVDSLVDTVRNARAILRRVDDITAAAERAVLRSQQRKLGGGSASCPNHSFVGATKVVMADGSEKPISEVELGDQVKATDPESGETTAREVVATFVHSDEGDMTRLVVRGESGENGTVDATSWHPVWVDAKGRFVNIGELAVGDRLTSVDGTSPEVVGVQDYTHFEPVYDLTVEGVHTYYVLSGVQSTLVHNCDSTLWEPNRPDTDNEPQEWIPDDVWISSGENLLPGEYHYVVMPNRSVRAFHDGTTFENYPAAGHTSLGRGGLVSGAGTFEVDSDGSIAAYDNHSGHYKPDRSIYRTVTSALLDSGFDVSRAQWTDRNR is encoded by the coding sequence TTGAGCGCTGGATCGCCGTCCTGGAGACAGCGGACAGCGGCGCTGGGTGTCGTCGTCGTGCTCACGGTCGCCTTCGGGCAGGCTGTGGCCACAGCCGACCCCGGAGCCGAGCTTCCGCCGTCGCCGCAGGAAACCCCCGTCGCCGTGCAGGACGCACCGGAGACACCGCTTCCGGACAACCCGAACACCGCGATCGCCCTGACCAGTCCCGCCGAAGCGCACTGGCCCGAGCCAGCATCGGCGGACCTCGACCTCTCCGCCGATGGCGGAACCCCCGCGCAGGCAGCCGCCCGCGTCGCGGGCACGCCCGTGCCGGTCGAGGGAACCCCCGTCGCCGTCACGGTCACGGGTGACACCGCTCAGCGCCGTGCCGCCGCGCAGAGCGAAGAGGGGGCCAAGGTCCGCGTCGAGGTCGAGGACCGCGCGGACAGCAAGGCCTTGGTGGGCAACGGCGTCGTGTTCAGCGTCGCCGACCGGGGCAACGCCGCTGGCAAGCCGCTGGACGTCACCTTCGACTACCGCTCGTTCGCCGACGCCTTCGGAGGCGGGTTCGGCTCGCGCCTCAAGCTCAGCGCGCTGCCGGCCTGCGCGCTGAGCACGCCGGACAAGGCCGAGTGCCGGGTCGAGACCCCGGTCGAGAACGCGGCCAACAACACCGAGGCCCGCTCGCTCTCCGGGACTGTGAGCCTGGACGCCGAACAGCCCGCAGTGTTCGCGGTCAGCGCGGCAGCGGGCAGCTCCACCGGCACCTTCGCGGCCACCTCGCTGGCCGCCGCGGGCTCGTGGAACGCGGGCGGCTCCTCCGGTGACTTCACCTACGGTTACCCCCTGCGGGTGCCGCCCGCCGTGGCGGGCAGCGTGCCCTCGGTGTCGCTGGGCTACTCGGCGCAGAGCGTCGACGGCCGCACGTCCGCGTCGAACAACCAGGCCTCCTGGCTCGGCGACGGCTGGGACGCCTCGCCCGGCGGGTTCGTCGAGCGCTCCTACAAGTCCTGCTCACAGGACCTCGGCGGCAACAACGGCCAGACCAAGACCGGCGACCAGTGCTGGGCCACCGAGAACGCCACGATCAGCCTCGTCGGCGTGTCCGGCAAGCTCGTCAAGGACAAGACCACCGGCAAGTGGCGCCCGGAGAGCGACGACGGCGCGCGCATCGAGCTGCTCACCGGCGCTGCCAACGGTGACGAGGGCGACGCGGGCAAGGACGTCGGCGAGCACTGGAAGGTCACCACTCCCGACGGCACCCAGTACTTCCTCGGCCTCAACCGGCTTCCCGGTTGGAGCGAGGGCAAGCCGGAGACCAACTCCGCCTGGACGGTCCCCGTCTACGGCAACAACACCGGCGAGCCCTGCAACAAGGGCACCTTCGACTCCTCGTGGTGCCAGCAGGCGTACCGCTGGAACCTCGACTACGTCGTCGACCCGAACGGCAACGTCACCACGTACTACTACAACAAGGAGGTCAACCACTACGGCCGCAACGCGGACCCGGCCAAGACGACCCCCTACGTGCGCGAGGGCTACCTCAACCGCATCGAGTACGGCCTGCGGGCCGACAACCCGTACGCCACCCCGGTCGCCAAGGTCGACTTCGAGACCGCAGAGCGCTGCCTTCCCAGCGACACCGTCGACTGCGCGCCCGACAAGATCAAGACCTCGCCCGGCTCGTGGCCGGACGTGCCCGCGGACCAGCTCTGCGCCGCCGGCGAGCAGTGCACCCAGCGCAACTCGCCGTCCTTCTTCAGCCGCAAGCGCCTGACCAAGGTCATCACCCGGATCTCCCAGTCCGGCGGCTGGCAGGACGTGGACTCCTGGAAGCTGGAGCACGCCTACCTGCCCACCGGTGACGGAAACGGGCCTTCGCTCAACCTCAGCTCCATCGTCCACAGCGGACACGTCGGCGGGACGATCACGTTGCCCGCCACCACGTTCGCCTACAAGGCGCTGGCCAACCGGGTGGACGGGGTCGACCACGGGATGCCGTGGACCCGCTACCGGATCAACCGGATCACCGGCGAGACCGGCGCGGTCACCGAGGTCACCTACAGCGACCCGGACTGCGTGCCCGGTTCCAGGATGCCCGAGGCCCCGGACAAGAACACCCTGCGCTGCTACCCGGTGTGGTGGAGCCCCGATGGCGCGCCGGAACCGATCCAGGACTGGTTCCACAAGTACGTCGTCACGTCGGTCTCCCACACCGCCAGCACCGGCGGCTCAGCCATCATGCCGACCTACTACGAGTACAAGGGCGCTCCCGCCTGGCACTTCGACGAGAACGACTTCGCCCAGGACAAGCACCGCACCTGGTCGCAGTGGCGCGGCTACGAGACCGTCCGCATCACCAAGGGCGCGACGGTCAGCGCGCAGAGCGCGTCCGAGACCGTCTACTTCCGGGGCATGCACGGCGACAAGCTGTCCAGCGGCACCCGGAGCGTGGACGTCGAGAACAGCGAGGGCGAACCGCACCGCGACGACGACCGGCTGCGCGGCGCGGTGCGCGAGATGCGCCAGTACAACGGCGCCGAGCTGGTGTCCGCCTCGGTCAACGACCCCTACCTGCCCGAGACGCCGACCGCCGAGGACGCGGCAGGCCGCAAGGCGTTCGTCAGCGGCGTCGCCGCGGTGCGCGGGCGCAGCAAGCTCGCGGACGGGTCCTGGCGGCGCACCAAGGTCGTCAAGACGTTCAACGCCGAAGGCATCCCGACCACCGCGGAGGACCACGGCGACCTCGCCGTGACCGGTGACGAGAGCTGCACGCGCACCGAGCACGCCCGCAACGAGACCGCGTGGATGCTCACGTACGCCAAGCAGGTCGAGACGGTCAAGGGCACCTGTGACGTCCAGGCGTCACCGGGGACGATCCTGTCCTCCGCCCGCTCCTCCTACGACGGTCAGGAGCACGGAGCCGCCCCCACCAAGGGACTGATCACCAAGGCCGAGGTGCTCGACGGCTGGGACTCCGCGGGCCAGAAGTGGATCACCGCGTCCACCTCGACCTACGACGGCTACGGCCGTCCTCTGGAGATCACCGACTCGGGGGGCCACAAGAGCCGCACCGAGTACATCCCGGCGACCGGGGCGCCCGCCCAGATCAAGAGCACCAACCCGCTCGGGCACACCGCGACCGAGCACGTCGAAGCCGCCTGGGGCGCATCCGTCGCCTCGGTGGACGCCAACAACCGGCGTTCCGACCTCTCCTACGACGCGCTGGGCAGGCTGGTCGCGGCTTGGACGCCTGGGCACGACAAGAACGCGGTGACCGCGGACGCGGTGTTCGAGTACCACTACAACACCACCCAGCCCAGCGTCGTGGTCACCAAGCAGCGTCAGGACGACGGCGGCTACCTGACGAGCTACACGCTCTACGACGGTCTGATGCGCCAGCGGCAGACCCAGATCCCCACGCCGTACGAGAAGGGTGGTCGCCAGATCACCGACATCTTCTACGACTCGCGCGGTCTGGCGCACAAGACGAACGGCCTCTACTACAACACCGAGCCGCCCAGCGACAAGCTGGCGCTGACCTTCGACAACAAGGTCCCAAACCAGACCGTCACCGAGCACGACGGCATGGGGCGCGTCACCGCGGCGATCTTCCGGGTCGACGACGTGGAGAAGTGGCGCACCACCACCGCCTACAGCGGCGACCAGGTGCACACCACCCCGCCTGCGGGCAGTCCGGCCACGACGATCATCAACGACGCCCAGGGACGCACCACCGAGAAGCGCCAGTACGAGAACGGCATCGGCAGCACGTACGACGCCACGAAGTACACCTACAACGCGGCCGGTCTGCTGGAGACGGTGACCGATCCGGCGGGCAACACCTGGCGCTACGGCTACGACCTGCGAGGCCGCAAGGTCAGCACCGATGACCCGGACACCGGGCGCAGCACGATCGCGGTCAACGTGCTCGGCCAGATCACCAGCACCACCGACGCCGAGGGCCGCACGGTCGCCAACACCTACGACCAGCTCGGCCGTCCCACCGCTCGCTACCAGGACTCGCCCCAGGGGACGAAGCTGGCCGAGTGGGAGTACGACAGCGTCCAGGGCGGCATCGGAATGCCCGCGCTGTCCCGGCGGCTGGTCAATGGTGCGGAGTACACCACGCGCACCACGGGGTACGACGACGCCGGACGGCCGACCGGCACGGAGATCAGCATCCCCGAGGTCGAGGGCGTGCTGGGCACCACCTACCAGGCCACTCAGGACTACACCTACACGGGCAAGCCCGCGTCGACCGGCCTGCTCGACGTCATCTCAGGTGACGAGCTGATCGTCGAGGGCGAGACGCTCACTCATTACTACGACAACGCCAACGGCTCCCTGGAGCAGACCGTCGGGCAGCAGACCTACGTCACGAACACCGACTACAGCGCGCACGGCGAAGTCATCGGCACGGTGCGCGGAGAGAACTACGAAGGCGCCAAACAGGTCGCCGTCACCAACTCCTACGAGGTCGGCACCCGCCGCCTCGTCACGTCGGAGGTGCACGCCCTCTCCACGCGGACGACCCAGCTGGCCAACCGGAACTACGCGTACGACGCCTCCGGCAACATCACCCGCATCGCGGACGCGCCCTCGGGCACCGTGCCGGACATCCAGTGCTTCGCCTACGACCACCTGCGCCGGATGACCGACGCGTGGACCCCGTCCACGGGGGACTGCAACGCGGTGAAGTCCACCGCCGCGCTGGGCGGCGCCGCGCCGTACTGGCACTCCTGGACGTTCGACAAGACCGGCAACCGGCTCACCGAGACCCAGCACGCCGCTGCGGGTGACACGGTCCGCACCACCGCCTACCCGGCGGCGGGCCAGCCCCAGCCGCACACGGCGACCTCGGTGACCACGACCAGCCCGACCGGCGACTCGATCGACACCTTCGCCTACGACCGCTCGGGGAACACCACCTCGCGCCTGGTCGGCGGCGACCGGCAGGTGCTGGAGTACGACGTCGAGGGCAAGGTCTCCAAGGTCCGCAACCCCGACGGCAAGGAGTCCACCTACCTCTACGACGCCAACGGCTCACGCCTGATCAGCCGCGAGCCGTCCGCGACGACCCTGTACGTGTTCGGCCAGGAGATCCGCCTGGAAAAGGGCACGTCCAAGCCGAGCTGGACCCGGCAGTACAGCCACGGCGGCGAGGTCGTGGCGGTGCGCAACAGCGTCAGCGGCCTGAAGTGGGTCATCGCCGACCACCAGGGCACCAACCAGATGTCGGTGCACCCGGACACCCTGGAGCCGCAGCGGCGCAGGCAGACCCCGTACGGCGAGGCCCGAGGCGGCCTGCCGTCGGCGTGGCCGGACCGCTTGGGCTTCGTGGGTGGTCGCAATGACGAGTCGGGGCTGACGCAGGTCGGTGCGCGGTTGTACGACGGTGCGTCGGGCCGGTTCCTGACCGCGGACCCGGTCATCGACAACAACGACCCGCAGCAGATGAACGGGTACGCGTACAGCAACAACAGCCCGGTCACGTTCAGCGACCCGACAGGGTTGCGGCACTGTGGAATCGACGGCGTGCTGTGCGGGCCTCGGATCGAGGCCATCCACGGCAGCCCGGAGGAGTACGAGGCGGCACGTCAGGCTGAGAAGGCGCGCCAGAAGGGCTGGCAGCAACAGCCCAACGCGGCGACTAGCGGCAACGTCGAGCAGCAGGCGGCCCAGGACCGGCGTGCGGCTGGGATCAGCGACGTCGAGTACCAGAACGCGCTGGCGAACGCCCACAAGACGAAGTGGGACGTGATCAAGGAAGTCGCCTGGGAGGTCATCAAGGACATCTCGGGTTGGAACGACATCGTCGACTGCTTCAGCCGGGGCGACATCCTGGCCTGCGGTGGCCTGGTGTTCGACCTGGTGCCCTGGGGCAAGGTCGGGCGTGTCCTGGAGGCCGGTTACAAGGCGTACAAGGCGGTTGACTCGCTGGTCGACACCGTGCGGAACGCGCGGGCGATCCTACGTCGGGTCGACGACATCACCGCTGCCGCCGAGCGGGCGGTGCTGAGGTCGCAACAGCGGAAGCTCGGCGGTGGTAGTGCCAGTTGCCCCAACCACAGCTTCGTCGGAGCGACCAAGGTCGTGATGGCGGATGGCTCGGAGAAACCGATCTCCGAGGTCGAGTTGGGCGACCAGGTCAAGGCGACCGATCCGGAAAGCGGCGAAACCACCGCGCGTGAAGTCGTGGCGACCTTTGTCCACTCTGATGAGGGGGACATGACTCGTCTGGTCGTGCGTGGTGAGAGTGGCGAAAATGGGACAGTCGACGCGACCTCGTGGCACCCGGTGTGGGTCGATGCCAAGGGCAGGTTTGTCAACATCGGCGAGCTGGCGGTCGGGGACCGGTTGACCTCGGTCGACGGGACGTCACCCGAGGTTGTCGGGGTCCAGGACTATACCCACTTCGAACCAGTTTATGACTTGACGGTCGAAGGTGTGCATACGTACTACGTTTTGTCGGGTGTGCAGTCGACCCTGGTGCACAATTGTGACTCAACCCTGTGGGAGCCGAATCGACCTGATACTGACAACGAACCGCAGGAATGGATTCCTGACGATGTTTGGATCTCGAGTGGCGAGAACTTGCTGCCAGGTGAGTACCACTATGTAGTAATGCCTAATCGGAGTGTCCGCGCCTTTCATGATGGAACGACTTTCGAAAACTACCCTGCTGCGGGGCACACCAGCCTCGGGCGAGGGGGACTGGTTTCCGGAGCGGGCACATTTGAGGTCGACTCCGATGGTTCGATTGCCGCCTATGATAACCACTCGGGTCACTATAAACCCGATAGGTCAATCTATCGAACTGTAACATCGGCTCTTCTTGATAGCGGTTTTGACGTTTCGCGTGCACAGTGGACTGATCGAAACAGGTAA